The Salvelinus namaycush isolate Seneca chromosome 5, SaNama_1.0, whole genome shotgun sequence genome segment ATGCTATAGAAGGTGGGACAGTACCGGAAGTGGGCCATGCTATAGAAGgtgggacagtacagtacctgaaGTGAGCCATGCTAAAGAAGGTAGTACAGTACCTGAAGTGGGCCATGCTATAGAAGGTGGGCTGTTTGTAGAAGATGTCTCGGCTGTGGTCCACGATGATGGGGCTGTCCACGAAGTTCTTCACCCAGTTGGGCCCTCCTCCTTGGTCCAGAGCCAGGTTCCAGTCTGTCCAGCCCACCACATAGTGGTTCAGGTCCTACAGCagacaagagaggagaggaagagagggagagtagagagaggaagaaagtgaCTCATTCACTGTCTagtttgtgttgttgtgttacctGGCATTGCATCAGCATAAACAATCCTGTGATTCTCAGGAGAGTGACTGTTCCGATGCTAAATGAATGGAGAGGGAACAGGTAAGAGAGTCCTGTTTCAGTCCTGCAGAGTattcagagagagaaagggggtgtGAAAAACaagagggaggaagagcgggAGGCATGGATAAACTGAGAGCACCATTCTAGCTTGTTCCCTAGGGCAACATAACAGAGCAGCAGTTTGAGctgtagagttcagtacagtatgaATGTGTTTAACTCGCGCTGCAGGACATGACACAGAACTGACTTCATGAGGGACGAACAAAGAACAAGGAGACAAAAACAGACAGAGCTCACAGACACACCTTCAATTCATCAGTTGGCCCCTGTAACATTTCACAATCAGCACCTAAGCTACTAACTAGATCATACACAGGAATCTGACAAAACATTGAGGTCACACTCAACTTCTTTTTATCTGATGTCATGCTGACCTGTTCAATTACCTGCTACAGTAACACCTTCACATGTACACCTGTACGATGTCATTCTCACCCGTTAGCCATACGACTAAGAAAGAGTACGTATTGACGATCCTCATTCTAGGTCATACGGCTATCTTACCTGTATGATGCTGTGTGCGTACTGCTCAGCTCTCTCCCAGCTACCCAGCCGTACTCCTCTGTCTGTGGGGCTCCAGCCAGCGCAGGCCTCTGTTCCAAACAGGTAGTATTCTGGGTACAGGTGGTGGGTAGTGCCCAGGGAGAGCTCTGCCGGCACCAGAGTGTCCAGGTACCAGTGGACTCCAACACCATGGATATACCTGCCAGCAcgcacatcactgaggacctggGAGGAGGAGCATACTTCAATATTGTCCAAATGTACACTTTCAACATTTCACTATTTCTTTATGGACTTCTCCCCTTTTCCCATGCATCCTTCTTTTGTTGACTCTCTACTCTCTGTCCTTGACCCTACCTTAccccatcccttcatctctcattcctttccttcctctctcaaAGCCTAGCCCTGTTCTTTTCTTCTTTCAgagtccctctctctcaccacttTAGCCCAGTGTGGCAGTAGCAGTCTGTTGTCGTCCAGGatgaggaggtgtgtgtgggggtgtgtggagGTGTGCAGGGCGGGGCCTAGGTCCAGGCCCACCCAATCCCTCTGCTCCTCTGCTGTGAAGCCCAGAGCCTGGAAACTGGAGCAGAGAAAACAGATTACTgttataatatatgccatttagcagacgcttttatccaaagcgtgCATAGATTTTACGTATTTTGGGGAATCGcacccactaccctggcgttacaaGCTCCATACACTACCAACTGAGCTAAAAGAACCTGTAACATGTACTTCCTCTATAACTAACTTCATTACCAGAATGCAATTACTAACTAAATAACACTTTTTCCTGTTGTCAATTATGTACCTGCCTTAGATACACATGTAATATAAAGTGAGATGTGACCTGTAGTTGGTCATCTGTCCAGCAGAGGGCTCGTTGCCTGTGGTCACGGCCCAGAATGATAGGTTGTATTTGGCATACTCCTCCAGGAACCTGAGGGAGTAGAATGAATactcagagagagggggaaaagtcCAACTCCTCTGTAAGGCTCCATGTGCCCAGGTCtttgtgtgtatactgtatgataACTGACATAGTATTTAGCCCAGGTCTTTGTGTATACTGTATGATAACTGACATAGTATTTAGTCCAGGTTTAGGTGTGTACAGTATGCTACCTGACATAGTATTTAGCCCAGGTCTTGTGCTCCTTGCCCCCAGGCTGGCCCTTCAAAGAGCCCTTGCCAGTGAGAGCACCGTTGGTCTTCAACCATGCGGGGGCGCTCCAGGCACTGGCCAGCAGAGACAGGGGGCGGGGCGACAGGGCCTGGGCTCGCTGCAGCAGGGGGATCTGGGATTGGACCAACAACAGGAAGTGGTGTTGTGAGTACATACATCCCTATTCctccatgactgcatggccatgcacgactccaactccatcatcaagtttgctgacgacagtTCTGGCCATGTAGTGTACCACAGCTGTAAATACCATTCTTAGTTTAGCTTGTGGAAATCCCCTCGgtgtacagtacatactgtatggaTTTCATTTTGATATTGCTACAGTGCTATTTAGGTTGTTCATTGGATTCAGATGTTCTTGATTCCTTGCCTTTTTTCTTTTAATTGTTTGACATCTGACTGCAGTgtttggagctagtaacataagcatttcgctggaccgctataacacctgctaaactgtttacgcgaccaataaactttaaTTTGATACGTTTACGATCTAACAAGTCAAAGGAGAGAAAGCTgaaaaaagagagcgagaaacaGAGAGACTATCTAAGCCACCTTCATGTTAGTGTCCTCTGGTGCTAAGGTAAAGTTGTCCAGGTTGTAGTCTCCAGGTGAGTCGGCATAGGTGTACAGATGGGTTGAGAAGTCACAGCTGGCAATGGGCACCCGCACCACACTGTACCCAATACCTGGGACACAAAGCAACAGCAGTATACACACTTAACTCAGCCTTTATCTGACCAGGTTTGTCCCATTGACATAAAATGTCTTACTCAAGTGAAATAGACAGGACTATTCTAGTAATTATGATTATAGCTATGGCCCTTACTGACACCCTGACCTCTCACCCTGAGCAGAGAAGTACTGTCGTAGTAGCTGGTCCTGTGTTCTGGGGGACAGAGACAGGATGTTGATGGCAGCTGAGTCTGTCATGGCTCCTCCAAACCCTCTGATCCTCTGGTACTTCTGGTAGGGAACCACAGTCAGCCTGAGAactgggagagatggagggagggagggggagagaggggggtgcaGTACAGGTCCTGAAGGGTAAcagtgtgtgcaggcttttgtctTTTTTGTTTCCCACCCTTGGGCTAGTGGGGGCTGTTGTTTTCAGCCCAGGCTATTCTCACCTGCTCCAGTGCTGTTCTTCTGTCCCTGTCCTCTCTGCAGCCTGCTGCCAGCCTTACTGCTGGTGAAGGACAggaactgacccaagacaggtaGTGTGTCCGACCCAATACTGTCACAGTGGGTGGAGTTACACTCACACACCACCGAGCCATGGCCAAAGTTACGGGCCATACACTCATCACTGCCTGGGgaggaaacacacacagggttataGAGGGTCTTTCATAAGGGAAATGAGGAGCCGCTGTGTTTTGAGGATAAATAACAAGAAGGGAAGCTATGGGTCTTGGGTCATCAGCGTCAATAAATGACATGACTAACAGTGGTAAACATGCTGATTTAAACAATGCAGTTCAGAAACGTGTCATAAAGCTTTATCTATGTGTTAAGTAGTTATAAACATGGTCATGGCTAGTTCTACATTTAATTCGACTAGTTAGTTAGTTCCCATGTGAAAGTGGCCatacataacatactgtacctctGGATCGTGTTGCTACTCCAATGAACAAAGCAAGAGGGATGAGTGCTGTTGACAATGGCATTCTATctgtagagagaacagagaataaCAACAGCATGCTGACAGGTGCTGTAGCCTACTAGCCCCTGATCATGACTCTGTTCCATTACATTATACATACGGAGTAACGTTAGGCTCCTTTAGTCCATTAGCTAGTGTCATTTTAATCCGCAACTGTCACCAGTGCGCGCATCAGAGGTTCGTTCTTACCTagtttttatcaggatatttgaCATGTCATAAAGTGCACGTCAAGTATTGAGTCGCATGTTCAACTGATCGATTGTCTCTGCTATATCCGCATTGTCCAAAATTGTATGGACCTCGATAGTCATATGACAAGCGCACTGTGGTACGTCACTTCGATGTAAATTGTAGTTTACCGCTAGAGGTCGCCAGTGACAAATACAAGGTTGGGAACATTGCCCACCATAGTAGTGTAACCAATGTGTAACGAGCCTGCATAGCCACTGAAACTAACGTAGCCAGTTAACTAGCACAAACTGTTCCGGACGATCATCTTCCATGAAATAATCAAGTTGTGGTTTATTTGGATGAATATAGTGCGCACCAACCCGGACCCAACGCACACAAGCGCTACTCAAACTGACTGGCCCAGCTCgcccagtgttgccaactcctcagtaaggaaagtagctattggctgtcctaaaagtcgctagaagttgctaaatgacgtcatcgcctgttttgcataattggccatgtgcatgtaattgtgatggacactgtaggagagaggaataacgtcgtgggagagacaaaaagtaagtaaaaaacaccctaaatatgtttagaactacaaatgaactttcttctgtcgattcttggggttttttatgtcacaattccaaccctcctcctttatctGGGCTTGGGACTggcaaaagtgacccaaaagagacactctggcggagttacttatttttttttttttattttttttttttttttaaatttggtttggtttttaaccttatggtccacttaggagcctacaacaagtcacagtaaaacatgaacatttttaaccataaaatgttttactttttttttttatatacaatctacattaacaatctaaatggaccaaaaagagacaatagaaaaaactgtcaatggcaatgtgagaaaatgatggtaactagtctggccctaattcaggtTAATTGTTTTTCTTTCAGACCCACAGGCTGTGCTGGCTCACAGAAAGAGTGGATCATCGTCATTTTGGTCAAGGCTCTCTATGGCAGGTTCAGCAACTGAGGGAGCTGACTTAAATGAGTAAGCAGCTGATGTGCCAAAAAGCTGCAAAACATTATCAGGCAGCTGGTGCTCATAGCAAGCCTCACCAGACAGCTTCAGTCCATATCGAATGTACAGGATGGAGTTAAGGGTCTGCAAGGACATACGATTTCTAAGTTTGCTGTTTACCACACTCATCTGGCAGAATACTCTCTCGATTTCAGCATTCGAGTGTGGCAaggacaacacagacacagcagccaTGGCAAGTTCTTGAAACAGGTTGATATCAGCTGCATCCCTGAACTTCCAAATCTCACTCCAGAAGCCCAGTGTGTTTTTTGTCTCATTCCATTTACTAAGATGGATGGCACGCCATTGCTGGACAATCTTGTCTATCTCTGCAGGGGAGTAGCCAAGGAGCTTGGTTATTTTTTCTATTTCTCCAGGGCTCTTATTGTGCTTTAGAGTTTCCTCCACATTGAAAACTGACATGTACTGCAATGCTTTGATGTTGTCCAGCAGTCTCACCCTCAACTctttagtgagggagatggtgaaggctacACACCACTTTCAGACATTGTTTTCATCCTCAGGCCCAAGGTGGAGCTCTGCTGCCTTTGATTCAAAAAGGTAACCAAGGAAGGTACGGTTTGGGACTGATGTATCCATCTATTGGCCCTTTGAGTACATTAACATTTGCCAGTGGATTCAGGACCCTGCTGCTCACAGACTTGATCAGGCTAACCAAGCTGTCAAGTAGCTTAAGAGGATCTACTTGCTCTCCCTCAAAAGCCTTGATGGCCAACTGTACCTCACCCAGCACTGACTTCAAAAAAGTCAGATACAATATGTTTTGAGGATCACTGTACATGGAGTATACAACCTCAGCCATGTAGCAGTGTTCACTGGACTTGGTGAGAAATGCAGCCTAAGCTCCTCCTACTGGTCCAAAATGCGTGAAACCGCAGGTTCAATGGAGAGCCATCGTGTGGCACACACCTTGAATATCTGTAAAGGTTTCTCCCCACAGTTGATGGTCTCATATATGGCCTTGTAGGCCTCCCTGCGCTTTAGAGACACTGAaaaccagttataagtctctcgtACCAAGTACTCAACACTACGGGGGATGGTGTCGTTGGAAGCATGACTTACAGCAAGCTGCAGAGAGTGTCACACACAGCGAATAAGAACCAGATATTTGAGGCCATACTCCTCCTTCAGCACTTTATGGACCCCATTGTTAATCCTCGTCATAACAGAGGCATTGTCAGTCCCTATCCCCAGGAGTTTCTCTTTTTTAAGACAACACTTCTCGAGGAAAGCCACAACAGCACGGGCTATAGATTTGGCATCTCCTCCCTCCAACTCAACAAACCCCAGAAATGTTGATACAATTGTCTGCTTGGTGTCACTAAATTACCTTATCACAACCCCCAGGTACTTAGAAACACTTACATCCGTGGACTCATCGAGGAGGAGACTGAAATGCTGGTCACCCACATCTGCAACCAACTTTTTCAGAAAGTATGGTGCTAGAACACCATTAATAATTTCTATGCATTTTGAAGTGGGTAGCAGCAGTGGAGTCTGAGAAAGCAGCTCTACATGCTTCTCCAATGTGATCACATGCCAGCATGGAACAGTGTTCAGCGACAGCTAATGCCATGGTGGCCTCAGCCTTTTTTGCAGAGTCAATTTTTTAAACCGTAAATGGCAGCTTGTTTTGGGTGGAACTGTTATAAGGCTTTGCCTTTGAGTATGTATTTgagttgtcatgtgtttttttacatcactAATGTTGGCGTAGAAATCAGCCTTACAATACAGGCAGTATCATCTCCAATAAACGGCTTCAACCAGCCTTTGAAttcagggtttgattcccactcctttctgtatttttgagtgtacagtttagactgagacatgatgagctagccagctagatgtttagcttatgtcacagagaggcacacacacagtggacaaggtgagtaagtgactaaggctgtgtgagtcaaatgcagtgatttatttttgtgcagtgatttattttagacaaagaacattttacatttacatcccgCCCTGAATGTAAGCCAGGGCGAAATCAGCTTCCTGCATGCAGTCTGGACGCagaggggtgaacatctcctgctctgactgcagctgggagggactgctgcgcgaggactgggccgcgtgtgagtgctttgggacgggggtggggcccacggcagcacccgctgcttgttgagaagagtaagaacgatacgtactttcacgtcagagtctccaataacaccagaaaaagttgCTAGATTTGTTGCTAGTCGATTTTATGAAAATGTGTtgctagaggggtctgaatagtcGCTAAATATAGCAACAAagtcgctaagttggcaacactggcCGCAGACAGCATCATCATATACAGCAACTCATTTGCATAACACTGTGTGATAGGCTGAGAGATATTCAAGCGTATACACACATTAGCTTACGTTACCCATGTAAATATAATCCatggattctatttctatggcattACCTTCTTAGACTGAAACACATAATTTAACTGACTAAACTTAAAACAATATATATGTAATCCACTGAGACATTGTACAGTGACCACACAGATAGAACAATAACCTAGTGTGGGTTAGTTATGAAAATCTTTGTCAATGCTTTCTGAATGTATATGGTTACCAGTGTTAAAAACCAAACCCTCTAGCCAAGCGGGCTTCCTAACCGTTAATATATAGTTCAGTGCTCCTAACAGTTCTTTGGGGTCCACCCCCTGACCTGCTGCAATTGACTCAGGTGCTTGACACTTTCTCTTGTAGGTGCACAGGGCATCTCAGTGTTTACGTCCGTTTGTGTTGtatatgtctctgtgtctttGACTAGCTTTCAGTCCTGACAGTTTCCAGTTCCCTTTCAGTTGACACATCAACATCCCTTGGAGCCCACAGTTTACCATGTTcctccacacacaacacacacaaactctccaTTCCCTTTTCTCTGTGTGACCTTAGTCAGTGAGGAAGGCATTTTATTCTGAAGGGTAACCTAGGCAACACTGGTTTATTTTTCTCAGATCACCCAGTTTCCACCCTGTTTCCTGTTGTGCTCTGAAACAACCCCAAAGTAAGGTTTGAGTATAAGTAAGGTTATAGTGTACGATGGAATAATAAGGCCCATTCCACTGTACTCCAGTACTTCATACAGCACATCTGACCGTTGTTTTTGCAATTTAAAAGTAAGCTGACAACCTCTTCTGGTATTCACTAAGCCACACATATTCATTATTCTCATACCTGGGGGTGTCATCTTTAGAGCAAACACTGTGGCCCtccaggatctctctctctctctctttctctaatcATGTCGACTATCTCCTAGCAAATCCTTTTCAAACTTTGCATAATGAAGAAATACAGAGATAAAACTCTTGGTGCTCATCAGCCACTCAACATTACAAAAGGACATGGCAAAAAAATAGAAGATTCATCCAGAGTTGTTTGGATGGAAGCAGTGGCTAGCAGCTGTACtgaggtagctaacgttagctagttaggaCGTATCTTTGTTGATGTCAGACCGATGCTGAATTTGATTCTGAACGTAAAATACACTTTACTCTTTAAAAGTAAATGCTAAAGTCCTCTTAGTGCACTAAGAGCTAAATATAGGGGAAGTAACTAGCCTATAAACTGATCATAACCCAAATGTTAGAACGTTTGTGTGGCTCAAAACTCATTTCTGGCATTGGTGCATTCAATTTGTGGTGTAGTGGTTTTGACGCATATTCGTtttgtgtatgtgacaataatacatattttatttttgccCTACCAATATTTACATGTTACAATCACCACTGTCAAGGCATAACACCACATTCTTCACATGTAATGCCTCCCCAGACTTGTTTGAATGGCTTGAAATTTGTCTCAGTTTGCATTTCAACACGGCGCTCTGCTCTACCCTCTTTTTTCAATGTCTTTAACTGGGAGACTACTGGGTCTCTATCCTGTGCTTCCAAAAGGAAAGCTGCATTTGTTTGAACTAACTGGCTTGTTTGAGCTCTGACTGCAGGCTCAATAGCGACACCCTGAGGCTTGTTGACGATGGCTCTCAGATTGACAGTAAACTCCTGTGGGTCGGCTGTGTCTACAGGTCACAGGTCTACAGGTCGGCTGTGTCTACAGGTCACAGGTCTACAGGTCGGCTGTGTCTACAGGTCACAGGTCTACAGGTCGGCTGTGTCTACAGGTCACAGGTCTACAGGTCGGCTGTGTCTACAGGTCACAGGTCTACAGGTCGGCTGTGTCTACAGGTCTACAGGTCGGCTGTGTCTACAGGTCACAGGTCTACAGGTCGGCTGT includes the following:
- the LOC120048861 gene encoding lysosomal acid glucosylceramidase-like isoform X2 is translated as MPLSTALIPLALFIGVATRSRGSDECMARNFGHGSVVCECNSTHCDSIGSDTLPVLGQFLSFTSSKAGSRLQRGQGQKNSTGAVLRLTVVPYQKYQRIRGFGGAMTDSAAINILSLSPRTQDQLLRQYFSAQGIGYSVVRVPIASCDFSTHLYTYADSPGDYNLDNFTLAPEDTNMKIPLLQRAQALSPRPLSLLASAWSAPAWLKTNGALTGKGSLKGQPGGKEHKTWAKYYVRFLEEYAKYNLSFWAVTTGNEPSAGQMTNYSFQALGFTAEEQRDWVGLDLGPALHTSTHPHTHLLILDDNRLLLPHWAKVVLSDVRAGRYIHGVGVHWYLDTLVPAELSLGTTHHLYPEYYLFGTEACAGWSPTDRGVRLGSWERAEQYAHSIIQDLNHYVVGWTDWNLALDQGGGPNWVKNFVDSPIIVDHSRDIFYKQPTFYSMAHFSKFLWEGSQRVGVSFSQETKLESSAFVRPDGSVVLTILNRSSSEVQFEVYDPAVGFISSSAPAHSLLTLAWNTR
- the LOC120048861 gene encoding lysosomal acid glucosylceramidase-like isoform X1, which produces MSNILIKTRMPLSTALIPLALFIGVATRSRGSDECMARNFGHGSVVCECNSTHCDSIGSDTLPVLGQFLSFTSSKAGSRLQRGQGQKNSTGAVLRLTVVPYQKYQRIRGFGGAMTDSAAINILSLSPRTQDQLLRQYFSAQGIGYSVVRVPIASCDFSTHLYTYADSPGDYNLDNFTLAPEDTNMKIPLLQRAQALSPRPLSLLASAWSAPAWLKTNGALTGKGSLKGQPGGKEHKTWAKYYVRFLEEYAKYNLSFWAVTTGNEPSAGQMTNYSFQALGFTAEEQRDWVGLDLGPALHTSTHPHTHLLILDDNRLLLPHWAKVVLSDVRAGRYIHGVGVHWYLDTLVPAELSLGTTHHLYPEYYLFGTEACAGWSPTDRGVRLGSWERAEQYAHSIIQDLNHYVVGWTDWNLALDQGGGPNWVKNFVDSPIIVDHSRDIFYKQPTFYSMAHFSKFLWEGSQRVGVSFSQETKLESSAFVRPDGSVVLTILNRSSSEVQFEVYDPAVGFISSSAPAHSLLTLAWNTR